The Chrysiogenes arsenatis DSM 11915 genome segment TGTGTCGTTGATCCTAAAACAACAAGACCACGTATAATCTCTAGCGCTACCTGCAGTAGTTATTCATTGTGATATTTTTTCACTTCATGTTTCCCTGATTTTTGCTACAATTGAAGTTAAGATGTCTGCATCAACAGGGAGGCTCCCGATGGAAGATATAAAAGACGCTACGATTTCTTCTGCAGAAGCTGACGAAGATCTGCGTGAAAATCGCGCACAGATTCCCCATTTATTTACATTTGCTATGACTTTTTCGGCAATATCTATGGTTAGCCTAGTAGGAAAAATAATGGATATATTTTAATGAATCCCCCTCGTCATATCGGCATTATTATGGATGGTAACGGACGCTGGGCACAACAGCGCGGCGTGGAAAGAACGGAAGGTCACCGCCAAGGGCTCGAAACGGCACGTGAAGTTATCAAACATGCCGCAGCAGTCGGTGTCCCATTCCTGACACTCTACGCGTTTAGCACTGAAAATTGGAGCCGCTCACCGCAAGAAGTGACCTTTCTCAACATGGCACTCAAAAATTACCTTATCAGTGAGCTTGCGATGATGCAGAAAAATAATATTCGGTTTCGCCCGATCGGTCGCGTAGCCGACTTTACTCCAGACGTGCAGGAGTTGCTAGCACATACGATTGCAGCGACCAGCCAAAACACCGGAATGACTCTTGTACTTGCGATTTCATATGGTGGTCAGCTAGAAATTGTAGATGCCATAAAATCCATTGCGTTAGAGGTTCGGGAAGGGGCTTTAGATATCGACCTCATCACACAACAAACCATTTTTGACCATCTCTATTTCCCTGAGCTTGGAGCTTGTGATTTTATTATCCGCACGAGTGGTGAGTGCCGTTTAAGTAATTTCCTCACGTATCAATCAGCATACAGTGAGTTTTACTTTACTTCCGTATTATGGCCTGATTTCACAACAGATCATTTTGACGAAGCGCTTGCGGTATACCACTCTCGCGAACGCCGCTTTGGTAAGGAGAATTCTGCCGAGCATTAAAGGGATGTTCAAATCCAAGCTGTTGTTACCAATTCGTTCTCGCAAAACCATTACTAGCACTCCCCTTTCCAAATAGTGTATATTGGCGTAGATTCATCTGCGATGCGCTCGTAGAACCGCAATAAATCTGCATCAAGGGGGAGAAGCATGAAGCGATTTGCCTATTACACGGTAGTCCCGAAATTGCCAGAGCAATTGTCGCCGCTCTATGAAATTGCCAATAATTTATGGTGGTGCTGGCAGCCGGATGCGGTTGATTTATTCCGTCGCATTTCACCTGAAGATTTCAGTGCCTTAGAGCACAACCCGATTCGCCTGATTGGTTCTTTAAGCCAAGAGCGTCTGCGCGAGCTGATCCGTGATGATGGGTTCATGGCGCACATGCGGTCGGTACACGAAGAACTCAAGCGCTATTTAAGTATTGATGCTTGGTACACACGCCTTTCTAAAGACTGGAAGCATTTTACGATTGCATACTTTTCCGCCGAATATGGCATTCATGAATCGCTGCCGATTTATTCAGGTGGTCTTGGGGTTTTGTCGGGCGACCACTTAAAGTCGGCGTCTGATCTTGGTATTCCGCTCGTTGGTGTTGGCCTTTTGTATCGCCATGGGTATTTCCGTCAATCGCTGAACTCCGATGGTTGGCAGCACGAACGGTATCCTGAAAATGATTTCCATAATATGGCGCTGACGTTAATGCGCGACGATGACGGCAATCCCCATAAGCCCTACATTGATTTTCCTTTTGGACGGATTCATTTCCAAATTTGGCGCGTCAATGTAGGCCGCGTCGCACTCTACTTACTTGACACCAATTTGAACGAAAACCCGATTGAAGGGCGCGACATCACCAAGCAACTGTATGGTGGCGATAACGAAATGCGCCTCAAGCAAGAAATCCTGCTTGGTATTGGTGGGATGCGCGCGTTGCGGGTACTGGGGATTTCCCCCACAGTGTGTCATATGAACGAGGGGCACAGCGGGTTTATGCCGCTAGAGCGGGTACGCCAGCTTATGCACGATCGCGCCATCAGCTTTGATGTCGCTTTTGAAGCGGTGTATGGAAGCAATATCTTTACTACGCATACGCCTGTTCCTGCCGGAAACGACCGCTTTTCGCCGGAATTAGTGGTTAAATACTTTACACAGATGATTTACGAGCTGGGGATTACGCAGGAGCGGTTCCTGGACTTCGGGCGCGAAGTA includes the following:
- the uppS gene encoding polyprenyl diphosphate synthase, coding for MNPPRHIGIIMDGNGRWAQQRGVERTEGHRQGLETAREVIKHAAAVGVPFLTLYAFSTENWSRSPQEVTFLNMALKNYLISELAMMQKNNIRFRPIGRVADFTPDVQELLAHTIAATSQNTGMTLVLAISYGGQLEIVDAIKSIALEVREGALDIDLITQQTIFDHLYFPELGACDFIIRTSGECRLSNFLTYQSAYSEFYFTSVLWPDFTTDHFDEALAVYHSRERRFGKENSAEH
- the glgP gene encoding alpha-glucan family phosphorylase, with protein sequence MKRFAYYTVVPKLPEQLSPLYEIANNLWWCWQPDAVDLFRRISPEDFSALEHNPIRLIGSLSQERLRELIRDDGFMAHMRSVHEELKRYLSIDAWYTRLSKDWKHFTIAYFSAEYGIHESLPIYSGGLGVLSGDHLKSASDLGIPLVGVGLLYRHGYFRQSLNSDGWQHERYPENDFHNMALTLMRDDDGNPHKPYIDFPFGRIHFQIWRVNVGRVALYLLDTNLNENPIEGRDITKQLYGGDNEMRLKQEILLGIGGMRALRVLGISPTVCHMNEGHSGFMPLERVRQLMHDRAISFDVAFEAVYGSNIFTTHTPVPAGNDRFSPELVVKYFTQMIYELGITQERFLDFGREVAGNRNEQFCMTVIAIRFAGFKNGVSALHGQVSRQMWKNIWPYLPDNEVPIGHVTNGIHILSWLAKDMRDLLGRYLGERWVEAPDNRDLWKRVKRIPDPELWHVRESLRRQLVVYARRRLRESMEKRGMSKSELAVADEVLDPSALTIGFARRFATYKRGNLLFRDIPRLKKILMDVDRPVQFIFAGKAHPRDDGGKNIIK